One Rhododendron vialii isolate Sample 1 chromosome 2a, ASM3025357v1 genomic region harbors:
- the LOC131318046 gene encoding F-box/kelch-repeat protein At3g23880-like has protein sequence MAKSTAYLNSCKARGITLLVKQNTRNTDKVRAPSMATGSSSACRQLKKTKQTSRSPLSTEDSLLIPHLPQEIIIEVLSRLPVKSLLRFRCVSKSWRSLISQPEFAKTHLRLASTNTDYTLHRLLLCSSLDFKSCSLYSILNEKSDTAVELDCPLKGAYSTTWIVGCCYGLVCVAAGNEVSIWNPSTRKSKRLPNVRMANLYRGAYGFGYDESSDDYKVVGVFHDVGNSDFEAEVKVYSLKTNSWRRIGGFPDRLPLTPHGSGTCVSGALHWFSTGDCGKNIVSLDLVKETYGEVSEPDYRDGILHQVWLDALNGCLCVLGMYRDFVDVWVMKEYGTRESWTKFVVIPYVSHPCDNLSRPLLWTLKNGEVVMRTYTHLVRYNPKDGTFNYPVFWYIVYSYVESLFSLDIDAESGIQWQQPQRQC, from the coding sequence atggcaaaatcaaCCGCTTATCTTAATTCGTGCAAAGCACGCGGAATTACACTATTAGTCAAACAAAATACTCGAAACACAGACAAAGTCAGAGCACCATCTATGGCGACCGGAAGCAGCTCCGCTTGCCGACAACTCAAGAAGACCAAGCAGACCTCTCGTAGCCCCCTCTCGACGGAAGATTCTCTCCTAATTCCGCATCTCCCGCAGGAAATCATCATCGAGGTTCTGTCGAGACTCCCCGTCAAGTCTCTGCTGCGATTCAGGTGTGTTTCCAAATCATGGCGTTCTCTGATTTCTCAACCCGAATTCGCAAAAACCCATCTCAGATTAGCATCTACAAACACCGATTATACCCTCCATAGACTCCTCCTGTGTTCCTCTCTTGATTTTAAGTCATGCTCTCTTTACTCTATTTTGAATGAGAAATCTGATACTGCTGTTGAGCTTGATTGCCCTTTGAAAGGGGCTTATTCCACAACATGGATTGTTGGTTGCTGTTATGGTTTGGTGTGCGTCGCAGCTGGAAACGAAGTATCTATATGGAACCCGTCTACTAGAAAATCCAAGAGATTGCCTAATGTTAGAATGGCAAACCTCTACAGAGGGGCGTATGGGTTTGGTTATGatgagtccagtgatgattacAAGGTGGTTGGAGTCTTTCATGATGTGGGTAATAGTGATTTTGAGGCTGAAGTGAAGGTGTATTCATTAAAGACTAATTCGTGGAGGAGGATTGGAGGCTTTCCTGACCGTCTTCCTCTTACTCCTCATGGTTCAGGGACATGTGTGAGTGGGGCGCTCCATTGGTTTTCGACTGGCGATTGCGGGAAAAATATTGTTTCTCTTGATTTGGTGAAGGAAACGTATGGAGAGGTTTCGGAACCTGATTATCGAGATGGTATTTTGCATCAGGTTTGGTTGGATGCTTTAAATGGATGCCTCTGTGTACTCGGTATGTACAGAGATTTTGTTGATGTATGGGTGATGAAGGAATATGGAACTAGAGAGTCTTGGACCAAGTTTGTGGTCATACCTTATGTTTCACATCCATGTGATAATCTTAGTCGTCCGCTATTGTGGACTTTGAAGAATGGTGAAGTCGTAATGCGTACATACACGCATTTAGTTCGGTACAATCCCAAAGATGGTACATTTAATTACCCTGTGTTTTGGTATATTGTGTATTCGTATGTTGAGAGCCTCTTCTCGCTTGACATTGATGCTGAGAGTGGGATTCAATGGCAACAGCCGCAACGTCAATGCTAA